The genomic interval ACACGGTCGCCGGGAGCCCGCTCGACATCCACTGCGTGCTGCACTTCGATCACTGCCTCGCCTCGCCGGTACTGCGCGCCACCGCCGAAACCGTTCCGGCGCAACATATGCTGCTGCTCGCGCCGGCACCGGCGGTGCTCCTGGTGGCGGGTGCCGACGACATCTTCTCGGCGGGCCCGCGAGATCCGCCCTGCCGCCTGCCCGCCCGTGGTGGCCGGGCCACTCTGACTCAGTTCTGTATCGCTCGACGCTGACCGGTCAGCGCCAGGCCGACGCCGCTGTGCGCCGGCCGGTGTCCGCTGCCCGCTCACGTCCGCGCCGCCCCGGCGGCGGTTCGATACAGAAAGCGACAGTCATGGACAAGATCGTGCTCGACACCCTCGCCGATCCCGCGGCGGCACTGGTGGGTTCGCCCGCACCCGCCCGGTATCCGCACTCACTGGTCGGCAATACGCCGGTGCTGTGGGTGAGTGCGCCGCTGGCCCCGGCGGGCCGGGGCTTCTGGGCCAAGCTCGAAGGATTCAATCCCGGCGGCATGAAGGACCGGCCCGCACTGCACATGGTGCGCCGCGCCGAGCAGCGCGGTGAGCTGGCGCCGGGCGCCCGGATCATCGAATCCACCAGCGGCACCCTCGGATTGGGGCTGGCGCTGGCCGGAATCGCCGCACACCACCCGGTGACGGTGGTGACCGACCCCGGTCTGGAACCGATCGTCGCGCGGATGCTGGCCGCCTACGGCGCGCGGGTCGACGTCGTGCCCGAGCCGGGCCGGTCCGGCGGCTGGCAGCAGGCGCGGCGCGACCGGGTCGCCGAACTGCTTGCCCGCGAACCGGATTCGTGGTCCCCGGACCAGTACGGCAACCCCGACAACGTCGACGGCTACGAGCCGCTCGCCCTGGAACTGATCGAGCAATTGGGCGTGGTGGACGTGCTGGTCTGCGCGGTCGGCACCGGCGGGCACTCCGCCGGGGTCGCCCGGGTACTGCGCCGATTCAACCCGGAGCTGAAGCTGATCGGCGTCGACACCGTGGCCTCCACGATCTTCGGCCAGCCCGCCGGGCCCCGGCTGATGCGCGGGCTCGGCTCGAGCATTCACCCGGCCAACGTCGACTACGACGCCTTCGACGAGGTGCATTGGGTAGCACCGGCGGAGGCGGTGTGGGCAGCCCGCACCCTGGCCGCGACCCACCACGCCAGCGGCGGCTGGAGTGTCGGCGCGGTGGGTCTGGTGGCGGGCTGGGCGGCCCGCACCCATGACCCCGAGCTGCGCATCGCCGCGATCTTCCCCGACGGGCCGAACCGCTACTTCGACACCGTGTACAGCGACGCCTACTGCGCCGCCCATGGACTTCTCGACGCGCCGCCGCCGCTGGAACCGGACACGATCGGGCATCCGGCCGAGCGTGTCGTGCGCTCCTGGACGCGGACCACCACCGTTGTCGACCCGAAACGGTTCGTCCGAGACCAGGAGTGGGCGTCGTGACCGCCTTCGCGAAATTCCGCAGCTTCGACGCGGCCGCCCGGCTGTTGATGATCAACCAGTTCGGCATCAACCTCGGCTTCTACATGTTGATGCCGTACCTGGCCGGATATCTGGCCGGGCCGCTGGGCCTGGCGGGCTGGGCGGTCGGACTGGTGCTGGGCGTGCGGAACTTCTCCCAGCAGGGCATGTTCCTGATCGGCGGCACCCTGGCCGACCGGCTGGGCTACAAGCCGCTGATCGTCGCGGGCTGTCTGCTGCGCACCGGCGGCTTCGCCCTGCTGGTGTTCGCCACCTCCCTGCCGGGACTGCTGATCGCCTCGGCGGCAACCGGTTTCGCCGGGGCGCTGTTCAATCCCGCGGTGCGCGCCTACCTCGCCGCCGATGCCGGTACGCGGCGCGTCGAGGCGTTCGCGGTGTTCAATGTCTTCTATCAGGCGGGCATTCTGGCCGGGCCGCTCGCCGGATTGTTGTTGCTGGCGTTGGACTTCCGGGTCACCGCGGGCGCGGCGGCGGTGATCTTCGCGATCCTGACCGCGGCACAGCTGCTCGCGCTGCCGGCCCGCCGCGCCGAGGCGCCCGCCGAACGGCGTTCGGTGCTCGCGGATTGGCGCGTCGTGGTCGGCAACCGCCGGTTCGTGTGGTTCGCGGCGGTGATGAGCGGTTCGTACGTGCTGTCGTTCCAGGTCTATCTGGCGCTGCCGCTCCAGGCGGAGTTCATCGCGGGCGCGCGCTCGCAGGTGCTGGTGTCGGCGCTGTTCGTCGTCTCCGGCCTCGTCGCGGTCGCGGGCCAGGTGCGCATCACCGGCTGGTTCCGGGCCCGCTGGGGCACCGCGCGCAGCCTGGTGATCGGACTCGCGATCCTCGCTGCCGCGTTCGTCCCGCTGCTGATCGTGCCCGGTCCGGACCGGTTCGGCGCACCGGTCGCGGTGGCCGCGCTGCTGCTCTCGGCGGCGCTGCTGGCGGTGGGGACGGCAGCGGTCTTCCCGTTCGAGATGGATACCGTCGTCTCGATGTCCGGTGGGAAACTCGTTGCCACGCACTACGGTTTCTACAACACCGTCGTCGGCGTCGGCATCCTCGTCGGCAATCTCGCCACCGGCGCCGTCTTCGGGGCGGCGCGCGCCGCCGGGGCGGGGTGGGCGGTCTGGGCGGGTCTGGGCGTGATCGGTGTCGTCGCGGCGGTCGCCCTGCGCGGCTCCACCGCACCGCCGCGGGCCGGAGCGCCGGACACGGGCGGGGTCACGCCCTCGGAGGTGAGCGCCGATCGGATGCGATGAGCGGCGCGGTCAGGGGCGGAACACCGACCGTATGCAGCCCTCGGTCTTGTGCTTGAACAAGTCGTACCCCCGTGCCGCCTCCTCCAGCGGCATATCGTGCGTGATGAGGTAGGACGGGTCCAGGTCGCCTTGCCGAACGTAGTCGAACATGCGCGGCATGTAGCGCTGGCCGTGCTGCTGCGCGGTGCGGATGGTGAGGCTCTTGTTGGTCACCGCGGCCATCGGGAACTTGTCGGTGACGCCGTAGATGCCCAGCACCGACACCGTGCCGCCCTTGCGGCAGGCCAGGATCGCCTCGCGCAGCGGCGCCGCGCGGTCGGTGCTGAGGCGGAGCAGCTGTTTCGCGCGGTCGTAGAGCTGCTGCGGCCCGGCGCTGTGCGCTTCCATGCCGACCGCGTCGATGCACGCGTCCGGGCCGCGGCCACCGGTCATGTCGCGCAGTATCTCCCGCACGCTGTCGACGGCGGTGTAGTCGACCACCTCCGCGCCGAACTGCCTGCGCGCCAAGGCCAGTCGTTCGGGAATGCGATCGATCACGATGACCCGTTCGGCGCCGAGGAGGCGGGCGCTGTGCCCGGCCATCAGCCCGACGCCGCCGCTGCCCCACACCGCGACGGTGGCGCCGGGGGCGATGTCGCAGAAGTCCGCGCCCATCAGGCCCGTGGGTACCGCATCGGACAGGAACAGGGCCTGCTCGTCGGTGATGCCGTCGGGGACGGCGAAACAATTGACGTCGCCGAACGGCACCCGGACGTACTGCGCGTGCGAGCCCTGATAGCCGCCGAACGGGTGGGTGTAGCCGTAGATGCCGCCGGTCGGGTAGCCCAGGATCGGTTGTTGCAGTGCGGCATTCGGGTTCGTGGTGTCGCACAGCGAGTACAGGTCGTGCTCGCAGTACCAGCAGGACCCGCAGCCGATGAACGACGGCACCACGACCCGCTCGCCGACGCGGCGGTCGGTGACCTCCGGGCCCGCCTCGACGATCTCGCCCATGAACTCGTGGCCGATGACGTCACCGGCCCGCATACCCGGCAGGTAGCCGTCGATGAAGTGCAGATCCGAGCCGCAGGTGGTGGTCAGCCGGACCCGCACGATCACGTCGTGCGGGTTGAGCAGCGCCGGATCGTCCACGGTTTCGACGGCGAGATCGTTGACACCGTTCCAGCACAGCGCACGCATGGGGTCTCCTGTTCAGTGCGCGGCACGCGCGCTCGGATTGTGTGCCAGGGTGGGGATCTCGCCGGTCTGCAACAGCGCCCGGGCCCGGTAGAGGACGGCGAAAACGGCTGGGCCGGTGAGGATATCGGGCAGCGGGGTGCGCGCGTACAGCGTGACCTCGGTGCCGAGATCGTGCGGCGCGTCACGGAAGGTCAGCCGGATCTGCGGGCCACGCCTCCCGGAGTCGTCGTCCTCGATTCCGACGAACCGCAGGCCGCCGCCCTCCGCCAGCAGCTCGGTGTCCCAGGCGGCCTGGTCGGGAGTGTGCGGGAAGGTCCAGCGATACCGGCCGGGGCCGGTCTCGTGGACGTCCGCGACACCGTCGAACACCGCGGACAGCTTGTCCGGCTCCCGCCAGAACCGTTCGACCTCGGCCGCGGGCGCACCTATCGTGAGCGTCTGTGCCGGGCCACCACGGGAGACTGCCCCCGTCACCGTGCCTGCGAGCGCGACCAGTCGCTGTTCTATCTTCTCGAGGTAGGACATGGGTTCCGATCAGGTCGGTCAGGCGGCCGGGCTGGTGCCGCCGACGGTGCCGAGACGGCGAGTGCCCGCAGCACGTGGCAGAGCCAGTCCGAGCACGATCATGCCCGCGCCCAGCGCGAGGTGCAGCCAGTTGTCGGCGCTGTTCACCGGTACGAAGTTGGCATCACTCGAGCGATCGATGACCAATCCGTACAACCACAGCAGCAGGTAGACCAGGCCGCCACCGACCAAGAAGCCGCGGGCGGCGGTGGCCGTGCGGGCGGCGGCCAGACCGGCCACCCCGAACAGCAGGTGCACGATGTTGTGCAACGCCGACACCTGGAACACGCCGAGCAGCTTCGCCTCCGTATGGTGGCCTGCCCAGGTCAGGGTGTCGTAATCGGTGGTGATGCCGGGGATGAAGCCCAGCACACCCACCAGGAGGAACACCGCGCCGACCGCCAGCGACCCCAGCTGAACGGCCGAGCGGCCACGCGAACGCGCGTCGGAGACTGACATGACGAAAGCCTTTCGAGTCGGTCGGACGACAGCGAACTCCGCGCTGTCACAAGATGTCGGCGGCATACCCCGGCGCACTCGTCGAAAACACGCGCGGCCGATCCCTCGAGGGGTTTCCGTCGCAACCCGCCGGGTAGGCCCAGCGGGACATCCCAAGTGACCACACACCGAACGGAGCACGGATGTTCACTCACAACAAAGACCTGCAGTTCGAAGTGCGTGTGGAGCGGCCGGATCCGCGATTCGCGACACTGCTGCAGGAACAGTTCGGCGGGGCCAACGGCGAGCTGAAAGCGGCGATGCAATATTTCAGTCAGGCATTCGTGCTACGCCGTAAACACCCCAAGACCTACGACCTCTTCATGGATATCGCCACCGAGGAGTTCAGCCATCTCGAAATCGTGGGCTCGATGATCACCATGCTGCTCGACGGGCTCAACGACGACCTGAAGCAGGCCAACGAACGCTGCGACTGGATGCCGGTGGTCGCCGGGAGCGATGGTCGTGAGGCCGCGATTCATCAGGTCGCCGCGGACCCGCTGTACTTCGCGCTGCGCGGCGGCGGCCCGGATGTCGGCAACTCCGCGGGCGTGCCGTGGAGCGGCGCGTACGTGAACTCCAACGGCGAGCCGTCGGTGGACCTGCGCAGCAATCTGGCCGCCGAGTCCCGCGCCAAGATCGTCTACGAATACCTCAAGCAGTTCACCGACGATCCGGGCGTGCAGGATACCCTGTCGTTCCTGATGAGCCGCGAGGTCGCGCATTTCCAGCAGTTCACCGCGGCCCTCAACGATCTGCCGGTCAACTTCCCTCCCGGTGCCCTGCCCGCCGACGACCGGTTCCAGAACGTCGCGTTCAACATGTCCGACGGCGCCCAGTCCAGCCGCGGTCCGTGGAACGAGGGCCAGGGCCCGTGGCCCGACGGCATGCAGTGGGACTACGTCGAGGATCCGGCCGAGCAGTGGCTGCGCGGCGACAGGTCCAAGAACCGCGGTGCTCAGGACAATCCCACCGGCGAACCGGCGGTCAACGGCAACAAGCCGTTCACCCACGAACAGCATCTTCCCGGGTGACCCGGTACCGGTCGGAGGGAGAACCCGATGGACGCATTGAGTTTGCTGCGCGCCGATCATGAGAGCGTGCTCGGCATGCTGGAGAACCTGGAACGCGGCCGCGGCTTCGGCGACGCGGAAATCGCGGCCCGCGAGAAACTGGTGACCAGCCTGGTCATCGCCGAATCACAGCACGAGGCGGTGGAGGAACAGTTCTTCTGGCCCATGGTGCGCGACGCCGTGCCCGACGGTGACGCCCTGGCCGATCACGCCATCGATCAGGAGGACGCGGCGAAACAACTGTTGCAACGGCTCGACGAATGTCCGGCGGGCAGTATCGATTTCGAGGACGCGCTGTCCCGGTTCATTCCCGCCGCACGGGAGCACATCGAGTTCGAACAGACCCGGGTGTGGCCGCGCGTGACCGAATTCTGCACGCCGGAACAGCTGGAAACGGTCGGCACGAAAATGGCCGCGGCCAAGCACACCGCTCCCACCCGCCCGCACCCGAACACGCCCTCGACCCCCGGCGCGCAGAAGACCGGCGGGCTGGTGGCCGCGGTGCTGGACAAGGCCCGCGATCTGGTCAGCCACCGGCGCGCCCACCAGCCGCCGAACCCACCGCCCGCCTGACGGAAACCGTAGCGTCGCATGGCATCCGGCGTGGCTCCCGCGGAAGCGCCGGATGCCGGTCGGGTCGCCGTTCACCGGGCGGAGGTTTGGCGTTCACGCGGGCGGGTTAGCGTGTCGCGGATAGATTCCGGGGACTGTCGACAGCCCCGAGCAGGTGGGTCAGACGTGGGTGAGGGTGTTGCTCGGGAAAGTGCACGTGCAGTTGCGGTTTCGGCACAATGGGGCGGTTCTCGACTACCGTGCCAGCCGGGTTGCCGCCGCCAATCTGGCGACCGAACTCGTCCAGCACGGCGTCGAGGTCCGCGTGGACGAGGACGTCGACGACGCGCTCGCCGACCTGCCCTTCGCCGAACTCTGGTCGTCCTGAGCCGGTTACCAGGCGTCCACGTGGACGATCCTATCCAGGTCCATGCGGGCGGCGGGCTTGAAGTCGGTGCCCTTCGTGTAGGCGACGGGCAGCAGGGCGCCCTGGGCAACCTGCTCGTAGGGGATGCCGAGCAGTTCGGCGGCTTCGCGTTCGTACGCCAGATGCAGTGTGGTCCAGGCGGTTCCGAGACCACGGGAGCGCGCCGCCAGGCAGAAGCTCCACACCGCCGGGAACAGCGACGCCCAGTGCGACGCGCTGCGGGCGCCGGGGACATTGTCGACCCGGCCCGAGATGCACGGCACCAGCAGGACCGGGACCTCCCCCATGTGCTGCGCCAGATACTGCGCCGAACTCGCGACGCGCTGCCGCACGCCGTCTGCCTCGGGATCGTCGACCGCTTGGTTACCGGGATAGTCGGGCGAGGACGCGTACGCCTCGAACCCCCGCCGGTACAGCTCGCCCAGCGCGCGCCGCTTCTCGGCGTCGGTGACCACCACCCAGTGCCAGCCCTGCCGGTTCGACCCGCTCGGCGCCTGCACGGCCAGTTCGATGCACTCCCGGACGACCTCGAGGGGCACCGTGCGCTCCAGGTCCAGCCGTTTGCGGACGGCCCGGGTGGTCGACAGCAATTCGTCGGTGGAGAGGTCCAGCTCGATCGGCATACTCGGCTCCTGTCGCGTTCATGATCGGTCGGCTCGACCGTACGTCACGCGGCCGGCGCACTCACCGAAGGTGATGGTGGTGCCGGACGGCCCCGGGGCGGTGGCGCGCAGCGTGACCTCGTCGCCGTCGCGGAGGAAGGCGATCTCGCTGCCGTCGGCGAGGCGCAGGGGTTCGGTTCCGCCCCAGGTGATTTCGAGCAACGAGCCGCGCTGGCGCCGCCCGGGGCCGGAAACGGTGCCGCTGGCGAAGAAGTCGCCCGCGCGCAGACCCGCGCCGTTGACGGTCGAGTGCGCCAGCATCTGCGCGGCGGTCCAGTAGGTCGAGGCGTAGGGCGCGGTGGAGACGACCTCGCCGTTGAGGTCGATGTCGATGTCGATGTCGAAGGCCCAAGCGGCAGTGGCGGAGTCGTCCAGATACGCGGCCAGTGGCGCCTCGCGCGGCGGCGGCGCGACCCGTGCCCGATCGAGGCAGGCCAGCGGGGTCACCCACGCCGCGATGGAGGTGGCGAACGACTTGCCGAGGAAAGGGCCGAGGGGAACGTATTCGAACGCCTGGATGTCGCGGGCGGACCAGTCGTTGGTGAGCACCAGGCCGAAGATGTGGTCGTCGGCGTCGCGCAGGGCGATTTCCCCGCGCGGCACCGGCGATCCGAGGACGAACCCGACCTCGGCCTCGATGTCGAGGCGGCGGCTCGGCCCGAAGGTGGGCGGCCCTGCGGGCTCGGGTCGCAGGCCCTCGGGCCGCCGGATGGCGGTGCCGCTGGGGACGATCGTGCCCGCCCGCCCGTGATAGCCGATGGGCAGATGCTTCCAGTTCGGTGTCAGCGGCGGCTGCCCGGGACGGAAGATCCGCCCCACGTTGGTCGCGTGGAACTCGTTGCCGTAGAAGTCCACATAATCGGCGACGGTGAACGGCAGGTGCAGCGTGCAGGCGGCCAGCGGAACCGCCTCGCGTACAACGCTTTCGGCCACGGCCGCGTCCTCCACCGCGCGAACCACTCCCGCGCGCACCCGATCCCAGGTCGCCCGGTCACGGGCCAGCAGGATATCCAGGTTCGCGGCGTCCGCGGCGGCGATGTCGTCGGCCGCCGCGCCCGCGTGCCGGAGCAGCGCGGCGACGGACAGCGCGTGGTCACCGAGCCGGACGCCGAGCCGCGGCCCGCACGCCGCGGTCGAGTACGAGCCGTAGGGCAGGTGGGTGCTCCCGAAACCGGTGCCGCCCAGCCGCCCGGCGGCGGTGAGCCTGGTCGTGCCCACGCTCACCCGACCGTCCGCCCGGCCCAGACCCAGGCGTATTCGCCGTCGTCCGCGGCGGTTCCGCCCTCACCCAGTTCCAGTGGCCGGAAGGTATCCACCATCACCGCCAGTTCGTCGACGCTCCGCACTCCCAGCGACGCCTCGACCGCGCCGGGCTGCGGCCCGTGCGCGTGCCCGCCCGGATGCAGCGACACCGAGCCGACTCCGATCCCGGAGCCCTTGCGCGCCGCGTAATCGCCTGCGGCATAGAACATCACCTCGTCGGAGTCGACATTGGAGTGGTAGTACGGCACCGGCACCGACAGCGGGTGGTAATCGACCTCGCGCGGCACGAAATTGCAGATGACGAAGTTGTCGCCCGCGAAGACCTGGTGCACCGGCGGGG from Nocardia wallacei carries:
- a CDS encoding PLP-dependent cysteine synthase family protein, with product MDKIVLDTLADPAAALVGSPAPARYPHSLVGNTPVLWVSAPLAPAGRGFWAKLEGFNPGGMKDRPALHMVRRAEQRGELAPGARIIESTSGTLGLGLALAGIAAHHPVTVVTDPGLEPIVARMLAAYGARVDVVPEPGRSGGWQQARRDRVAELLAREPDSWSPDQYGNPDNVDGYEPLALELIEQLGVVDVLVCAVGTGGHSAGVARVLRRFNPELKLIGVDTVASTIFGQPAGPRLMRGLGSSIHPANVDYDAFDEVHWVAPAEAVWAARTLAATHHASGGWSVGAVGLVAGWAARTHDPELRIAAIFPDGPNRYFDTVYSDAYCAAHGLLDAPPPLEPDTIGHPAERVVRSWTRTTTVVDPKRFVRDQEWAS
- a CDS encoding MFS transporter, with the protein product MINQFGINLGFYMLMPYLAGYLAGPLGLAGWAVGLVLGVRNFSQQGMFLIGGTLADRLGYKPLIVAGCLLRTGGFALLVFATSLPGLLIASAATGFAGALFNPAVRAYLAADAGTRRVEAFAVFNVFYQAGILAGPLAGLLLLALDFRVTAGAAAVIFAILTAAQLLALPARRAEAPAERRSVLADWRVVVGNRRFVWFAAVMSGSYVLSFQVYLALPLQAEFIAGARSQVLVSALFVVSGLVAVAGQVRITGWFRARWGTARSLVIGLAILAAAFVPLLIVPGPDRFGAPVAVAALLLSAALLAVGTAAVFPFEMDTVVSMSGGKLVATHYGFYNTVVGVGILVGNLATGAVFGAARAAGAGWAVWAGLGVIGVVAAVALRGSTAPPRAGAPDTGGVTPSEVSADRMR
- a CDS encoding zinc-dependent alcohol dehydrogenase, with product MRALCWNGVNDLAVETVDDPALLNPHDVIVRVRLTTTCGSDLHFIDGYLPGMRAGDVIGHEFMGEIVEAGPEVTDRRVGERVVVPSFIGCGSCWYCEHDLYSLCDTTNPNAALQQPILGYPTGGIYGYTHPFGGYQGSHAQYVRVPFGDVNCFAVPDGITDEQALFLSDAVPTGLMGADFCDIAPGATVAVWGSGGVGLMAGHSARLLGAERVIVIDRIPERLALARRQFGAEVVDYTAVDSVREILRDMTGGRGPDACIDAVGMEAHSAGPQQLYDRAKQLLRLSTDRAAPLREAILACRKGGTVSVLGIYGVTDKFPMAAVTNKSLTIRTAQQHGQRYMPRMFDYVRQGDLDPSYLITHDMPLEEAARGYDLFKHKTEGCIRSVFRP
- a CDS encoding DUF4383 domain-containing protein; the encoded protein is MSVSDARSRGRSAVQLGSLAVGAVFLLVGVLGFIPGITTDYDTLTWAGHHTEAKLLGVFQVSALHNIVHLLFGVAGLAAARTATAARGFLVGGGLVYLLLWLYGLVIDRSSDANFVPVNSADNWLHLALGAGMIVLGLALPRAAGTRRLGTVGGTSPAA
- a CDS encoding manganese catalase family protein, coding for MFTHNKDLQFEVRVERPDPRFATLLQEQFGGANGELKAAMQYFSQAFVLRRKHPKTYDLFMDIATEEFSHLEIVGSMITMLLDGLNDDLKQANERCDWMPVVAGSDGREAAIHQVAADPLYFALRGGGPDVGNSAGVPWSGAYVNSNGEPSVDLRSNLAAESRAKIVYEYLKQFTDDPGVQDTLSFLMSREVAHFQQFTAALNDLPVNFPPGALPADDRFQNVAFNMSDGAQSSRGPWNEGQGPWPDGMQWDYVEDPAEQWLRGDRSKNRGAQDNPTGEPAVNGNKPFTHEQHLPG
- a CDS encoding hemerythrin domain-containing protein, which codes for MDALSLLRADHESVLGMLENLERGRGFGDAEIAAREKLVTSLVIAESQHEAVEEQFFWPMVRDAVPDGDALADHAIDQEDAAKQLLQRLDECPAGSIDFEDALSRFIPAAREHIEFEQTRVWPRVTEFCTPEQLETVGTKMAAAKHTAPTRPHPNTPSTPGAQKTGGLVAAVLDKARDLVSHRRAHQPPNPPPA
- a CDS encoding nitroreductase family protein, coding for MELDLSTDELLSTTRAVRKRLDLERTVPLEVVRECIELAVQAPSGSNRQGWHWVVVTDAEKRRALGELYRRGFEAYASSPDYPGNQAVDDPEADGVRQRVASSAQYLAQHMGEVPVLLVPCISGRVDNVPGARSASHWASLFPAVWSFCLAARSRGLGTAWTTLHLAYEREAAELLGIPYEQVAQGALLPVAYTKGTDFKPAARMDLDRIVHVDAW
- a CDS encoding fumarylacetoacetate hydrolase family protein → MSVGTTRLTAAGRLGGTGFGSTHLPYGSYSTAACGPRLGVRLGDHALSVAALLRHAGAAADDIAAADAANLDILLARDRATWDRVRAGVVRAVEDAAVAESVVREAVPLAACTLHLPFTVADYVDFYGNEFHATNVGRIFRPGQPPLTPNWKHLPIGYHGRAGTIVPSGTAIRRPEGLRPEPAGPPTFGPSRRLDIEAEVGFVLGSPVPRGEIALRDADDHIFGLVLTNDWSARDIQAFEYVPLGPFLGKSFATSIAAWVTPLACLDRARVAPPPREAPLAAYLDDSATAAWAFDIDIDIDLNGEVVSTAPYASTYWTAAQMLAHSTVNGAGLRAGDFFASGTVSGPGRRQRGSLLEITWGGTEPLRLADGSEIAFLRDGDEVTLRATAPGPSGTTITFGECAGRVTYGRADRS